One genomic window of Gracilinema caldarium DSM 7334 includes the following:
- a CDS encoding LacI family DNA-binding transcriptional regulator, which yields MSRSTRRITIKDIAEKAQVSKATVSFAFNAPWKISEETRDRVLQVAEELNYIPDPLARTLTTKQVGAIGLLLPDPIQEAFKNPYMFEVLQGIGTVCHGEDLSLTILPPVKGLLSHTVRTALVDGIITIGIEPDNEILSLIRKRQIPFVTVDGAGLVGSVNVGIDDKDAAYQLMSHVLDMGHRYIAVVSLKNLHQVLVDSPDGIRSRIIELRLQGVYRAMEERGIRRESHEIQVYPVDASVESTVAVLTPVLTEQHRPSAVVCLSDVAALGVYQICHEQQLNIPHDISVAGFDGIFFGKLLNPPLTTLSQPGYEKGQTAASLVVNLMRGLPCSDLILPVELQVGSSVAPVSLD from the coding sequence ATGAGTAGATCAACCAGACGCATCACTATCAAAGATATTGCCGAAAAAGCTCAGGTCTCCAAAGCTACCGTATCTTTTGCATTTAATGCGCCTTGGAAAATTTCTGAAGAAACCCGTGACCGGGTGTTACAGGTTGCTGAAGAACTGAATTATATACCGGATCCCCTTGCGAGGACTCTGACAACAAAACAAGTTGGTGCCATCGGCCTGTTACTACCTGATCCAATTCAGGAAGCCTTTAAAAATCCCTATATGTTCGAAGTCCTCCAAGGTATTGGTACGGTATGTCACGGTGAAGATCTATCCCTGACCATATTACCCCCTGTTAAGGGGCTTCTTTCCCATACAGTTCGTACTGCCCTGGTCGATGGTATTATCACCATTGGAATTGAACCAGATAATGAGATCCTCTCACTGATACGAAAAAGGCAAATACCCTTTGTTACTGTAGATGGTGCTGGGCTTGTTGGTTCCGTCAATGTGGGTATTGATGATAAAGATGCGGCCTATCAGCTTATGTCCCATGTGTTGGATATGGGACATCGGTATATTGCTGTGGTAAGTCTTAAAAACCTTCACCAGGTGTTAGTGGACTCCCCTGATGGGATTCGGAGTCGAATCATCGAGCTCAGGCTCCAGGGGGTATATCGTGCCATGGAAGAACGGGGCATTCGTAGAGAATCACATGAGATTCAGGTTTACCCGGTGGATGCCAGTGTGGAATCTACGGTGGCTGTTCTTACGCCAGTACTTACTGAACAGCATCGACCCTCTGCGGTAGTCTGTCTCAGTGATGTAGCCGCTTTGGGTGTCTATCAAATCTGTCATGAACAACAACTTAATATTCCTCATGATATATCTGTTGCAGGATTCGATGGTATCTTTTTTGGGAAACTTCTAAACCCACCCCTTACAACCTTAAGTCAGCCGGGTTATGAAAAGGGACAGACCGCGGCATCCCTTGTGGTTAACCTTATGCGTGGACTCCCCTGTTCAGATTTGATTCTGCCGGTAGAACTGCAAGTCGGTTCATCGGTAGCACCGGTCTCTCTTGATTAA
- a CDS encoding carbohydrate ABC transporter permease, protein MTNRRIGIFIAELFTATFFILFMFPFYLVVINSAKTAFEVTQYPLVWPTQWSNLISNVVKIWTSIAVRYPSSLVSSAIITALSLMLINLLSAQAGWALVRTKNVVSNVIFFIFVAAMVIPFQIVMFPLLSWFRMTTQATGIPLLRTYQGIILAYIGFGASLSIFMFHGFIKGIPLELEEAATIDGCHRYQIFYEIIFPILTPIQATVMVLNGIWIWNDYLLPLLVLGKGNAIMTLPLAVSNFAGAFVKQWDLILTAILLAMIPVIIFFLFAQKYIVKGMIAGSIK, encoded by the coding sequence ATGACGAACAGACGAATTGGTATTTTTATTGCTGAACTTTTTACGGCCACTTTTTTTATTCTGTTCATGTTTCCCTTCTATCTAGTTGTCATCAATTCGGCAAAGACTGCCTTTGAAGTAACCCAATACCCGCTTGTTTGGCCGACTCAATGGAGTAACCTGATTTCGAATGTGGTAAAGATTTGGACAAGTATAGCAGTCCGTTATCCTAGCTCCTTAGTTTCCTCAGCAATTATCACTGCCCTGTCCCTCATGCTTATCAATCTGCTTTCTGCTCAGGCTGGCTGGGCTTTAGTGCGCACTAAGAATGTGGTGAGCAATGTTATCTTTTTCATTTTTGTTGCAGCTATGGTTATTCCCTTTCAGATTGTTATGTTTCCTCTTTTAAGCTGGTTTAGAATGACAACCCAGGCAACGGGTATTCCCTTACTCAGAACCTACCAGGGTATTATTTTAGCCTATATAGGCTTTGGCGCTTCCCTTTCTATTTTTATGTTCCACGGATTTATTAAGGGTATCCCTCTGGAACTGGAAGAAGCTGCCACCATCGACGGCTGTCATCGGTATCAGATCTTTTATGAAATCATTTTCCCCATCCTTACGCCAATACAGGCGACAGTTATGGTTTTAAATGGCATCTGGATATGGAATGATTACCTTTTACCGTTGCTGGTCTTGGGTAAGGGAAATGCCATTATGACGCTGCCGCTGGCGGTTTCCAATTTTGCCGGAGCCTTTGTAAAGCAATGGGACCTTATTTTAACTGCCATACTGCTTGCTATGATACCGGTTATTATCTTCTTCCTTTTCGCACAGAAATATATTGTTAAAGGAATGATTGCCGGGTCAATAAAATAA
- a CDS encoding ABC transporter substrate-binding protein, protein MKMKKMLKAVTALVVVAAVVGMLFVSCQKPAPKTLTLMQNKPEIDAQLKAYAKLWGDKNGVTVTIKSIGGTSGGMGPQLKADYAAGDMPDIFAFDGLEAYKEWEGSILDLSSEPWVSKTSVAFKYNGKVYGFPVAVEGWGMAYNADMLAKAGIDPATLVNLDGYRKAFAKLDSMKKELGINSVVSMAAAVEMGWVTAHHNFNSLLSNGLPYGDLSVVNALLKGDVDMQRLKEYADWVELLFKYADKTVLLTGNYDAQVGAFATGKAAFLHQGNWTDPNMKAANATFKMAFAPHGSMEQATDGIFVAAPSFYAINKDSKNLAMAKKFLNDLVSTPEGHNYMVKEAGMIPAFSGIDLNPDGQLSKSVQQWAAAGKVYSWNQYYFSGDFRDKVLTPIYNQFAASQITKQQFIDLMAKAFKDNAQK, encoded by the coding sequence ATGAAAATGAAAAAGATGTTGAAGGCAGTCACTGCTTTAGTGGTTGTCGCCGCTGTTGTTGGCATGTTGTTTGTTTCTTGCCAGAAGCCCGCGCCAAAAACTTTAACCCTGATGCAAAATAAGCCTGAAATTGATGCCCAACTCAAGGCTTATGCAAAACTTTGGGGAGATAAAAATGGGGTAACCGTAACCATTAAATCAATTGGTGGTACTTCCGGTGGTATGGGTCCCCAGCTCAAAGCCGATTATGCCGCTGGAGATATGCCCGACATTTTCGCCTTTGATGGTCTTGAGGCATACAAAGAGTGGGAAGGCTCCATTCTCGATCTTTCTAGTGAACCCTGGGTTTCCAAGACCTCCGTTGCATTCAAATACAATGGCAAGGTATATGGTTTCCCTGTGGCTGTAGAAGGCTGGGGTATGGCTTATAATGCGGATATGCTTGCTAAAGCTGGTATTGATCCTGCAACCCTTGTAAATCTCGATGGATATCGGAAGGCCTTTGCAAAACTTGATTCTATGAAAAAGGAATTGGGAATTAATTCTGTTGTATCCATGGCTGCTGCTGTAGAAATGGGTTGGGTTACTGCTCATCATAACTTCAACAGCCTCCTTTCCAACGGGCTTCCCTATGGGGATCTCTCTGTAGTCAATGCACTTCTCAAAGGTGATGTGGATATGCAGCGGCTTAAGGAATATGCCGACTGGGTAGAGCTGCTCTTTAAGTATGCTGATAAGACGGTTCTTCTTACCGGTAACTATGATGCTCAGGTTGGTGCCTTTGCCACCGGTAAAGCCGCATTCCTGCATCAGGGAAACTGGACCGATCCCAACATGAAGGCTGCCAATGCAACCTTTAAGATGGCCTTCGCTCCCCATGGTTCCATGGAACAAGCTACCGACGGTATCTTTGTTGCGGCTCCTTCTTTCTATGCCATCAATAAGGACTCCAAGAACCTTGCTATGGCCAAAAAGTTCCTGAATGATCTGGTAAGCACCCCTGAAGGACATAATTATATGGTCAAAGAAGCAGGCATGATCCCTGCCTTTTCCGGTATTGATCTTAACCCCGATGGACAGCTTTCCAAGTCTGTACAACAGTGGGCCGCTGCCGGCAAGGTCTATTCTTGGAACCAGTACTACTTCTCCGGTGATTTCCGCGACAAGGTGCTGACTCCGATCTACAACCAGTTCGCTGCCAGTCAGATCACCAAACAGCAGTTTATCGATTTGATGGCTAAGGCTTTCAAGGATAATGCACAGAAATAA
- a CDS encoding EAL domain-containing protein, with the protein MEIETYIASKNLHTLFQPIVSLKRKSILGFEALSRGREPSSGHTLGYEKLHEIASFENTIVQLDRACRYNALHSWKSYYKKHPESLLFLNFDVTLLNNGVNGSGFFLEMVKSAGIPPENIVIELVERQVQQYEELLSFVETYRKKGFLFAIDDFGEAASNIERLFMIQPEVIKISRTLFHAPMYSETYGKSVLEGLVNLIASLGSLPLLEGVETVPQLYNALDCGIDVIQGFLISHPMAELSDGQLLKTKETLRMVSEISGKYRSQCIQLAKAKSNYLINEAKHMAMIVEMECVELDTDVLLHNLLAIDEQIECLYILSETGVQISETHFRPGLKIKNALFKPAKCGDDHSEKDYFLYIKAGSAHYFSSPYISQATGSYCSTISIVLTQGPLAGHILCIDFATPTPVFRRSSIEYPPDFSKKVDLKCL; encoded by the coding sequence ATGGAAATTGAAACCTATATTGCATCTAAAAACCTGCATACTCTGTTTCAGCCAATTGTATCCTTAAAGCGAAAAAGCATATTGGGATTCGAGGCTTTAAGTCGGGGCAGGGAACCATCCAGTGGTCACACTCTTGGGTATGAGAAACTTCATGAAATAGCAAGTTTCGAAAATACTATTGTCCAGCTTGACCGGGCCTGTCGGTACAATGCACTTCATTCATGGAAATCTTATTATAAAAAACATCCTGAAAGCCTATTGTTTCTCAATTTTGACGTGACATTATTAAATAATGGTGTTAATGGTTCGGGATTTTTTTTAGAAATGGTAAAAAGTGCAGGAATACCACCTGAAAACATAGTAATCGAATTGGTAGAGCGACAGGTCCAACAGTATGAGGAACTGCTTTCTTTTGTGGAAACATATCGCAAGAAGGGATTTTTATTCGCTATAGATGACTTTGGGGAAGCTGCTTCTAATATAGAGCGGCTGTTTATGATTCAGCCTGAAGTTATCAAAATATCCCGAACCTTATTCCATGCCCCCATGTATTCCGAAACCTACGGCAAATCGGTACTTGAAGGTCTGGTGAACCTTATTGCCAGTCTTGGATCCTTGCCACTTCTTGAAGGAGTTGAAACTGTACCGCAACTCTACAATGCCCTTGATTGTGGTATTGATGTTATCCAGGGCTTTTTAATATCACATCCAATGGCGGAATTATCAGATGGCCAATTATTAAAAACCAAGGAGACTCTTAGGATGGTATCAGAAATTTCTGGAAAGTATAGGAGCCAATGTATTCAACTTGCAAAAGCAAAAAGCAATTATCTCATCAACGAAGCAAAACATATGGCTATGATTGTAGAAATGGAATGTGTTGAATTAGATACTGATGTATTGCTGCATAATCTGTTGGCTATCGATGAACAAATTGAATGTCTGTATATACTTTCAGAAACTGGTGTACAGATTTCTGAGACCCATTTTCGTCCTGGGCTAAAAATTAAAAACGCCCTTTTTAAGCCTGCAAAATGTGGAGACGATCACAGTGAAAAAGACTATTTTCTGTATATAAAAGCCGGATCTGCTCATTATTTTTCTTCTCCTTATATTTCCCAGGCTACAGGATCGTACTGTAGTACGATCTCTATCGTGTTAACACAGGGGCCACTGGCAGGACATATTTTGTGTATTGATTTTGCAACCCCTACACCGGTTTTCCGGAGATCCTCTATAGAGTATCCCCCTGATTTTTCTAAGAAAGTAGACTTGAAATGCTTATGA
- a CDS encoding sugar ABC transporter permease: MMTKKSEANLVFWLFLAPVLFAFLMVMVIPFFMGSFYAFTNWSSSAKLDGGFRFIGFENFIKSFQDPSFLYSFGITFVYTVLNMFFINLVAFSLALLVTSDLRFKHIYRVGFFVPNLIGGLILGYIWQFIFNNAIPSLGNLIPALQFLSDPNNLMLSKNTSALVAMVIVGTWQYAGYIMMIYIAAIENVPQELHEAAKIDGATPWIRLKAITIPMAAQAFTVTMFLTLVNSFKQFDVNVSLTSGGPSTMLLGKPILGTELIALNIYNTAFISNNLAQGQARAVVFFLVLAIISIIQVYVNKKKEIEL; encoded by the coding sequence ATGATGACGAAAAAAAGCGAAGCTAATCTGGTGTTCTGGCTGTTCTTAGCGCCGGTTTTGTTTGCATTTCTTATGGTAATGGTAATTCCCTTCTTTATGGGTTCTTTTTATGCCTTTACCAACTGGTCAAGCTCTGCGAAGCTTGATGGAGGATTCCGATTTATTGGTTTTGAAAATTTTATTAAAAGTTTTCAGGATCCATCTTTTCTATATTCCTTTGGGATCACCTTTGTGTATACGGTCCTTAACATGTTTTTCATCAACCTGGTAGCCTTTTCACTGGCTCTGCTTGTAACGAGCGATTTGCGGTTCAAGCATATCTACCGGGTGGGATTTTTTGTTCCGAACCTCATTGGCGGGCTTATTCTTGGTTATATCTGGCAATTTATATTTAACAATGCGATTCCCTCTCTGGGGAATCTCATACCAGCATTACAATTTCTTTCTGATCCTAATAATCTCATGCTGAGTAAAAACACCTCCGCCTTAGTTGCCATGGTAATTGTAGGAACCTGGCAGTATGCGGGATATATTATGATGATCTATATCGCCGCTATCGAAAATGTACCTCAGGAATTACATGAAGCTGCAAAAATTGATGGAGCCACTCCCTGGATCAGGCTTAAGGCAATTACCATCCCGATGGCAGCCCAGGCTTTTACGGTGACCATGTTCCTGACCCTGGTAAACTCCTTTAAACAGTTTGATGTCAATGTTTCCCTAACATCCGGCGGTCCTTCTACTATGCTTTTGGGGAAGCCTATTCTTGGGACGGAACTGATTGCCCTCAATATCTACAATACAGCCTTTATTTCCAATAATCTGGCCCAGGGCCAGGCCCGGGCGGTGGTTTTCTTCCTGGTGCTGGCAATCATTTCGATTATCCAGGTCTATGTTAATAAAAAGAAGGAAATTGAATTATGA
- a CDS encoding alpha-amylase family protein: protein MMEGLWKALFLQCLERWASRGLTKQAGWAEFHDRLEKEFQRFAELLWRLYGTRPDFAYQVETIIANLFNAFTDRPAYLKELDRQYPPESGWFLSEKQVGAVAYVDRFAGTFHGLRDRLPYLKELGVTYLHLMPFFRCPQPENDGGYAVSSYRETDPKLGTMDDLSQLAREFSEHGIALVADFIFNHTSDEHEWALKAKSGDKKYQDFYWLFSDYGETQKYQAHLRDIFPEVRKGSFTFNEELQKWVWTTFHSYQWDLNYRNPEVFDAMVQEMLFLANAGISILRLDAVAFIWKKAGTNCENLEEAHTLIQAFQCASRLVAPSLLFKSEAIVHPDDIEKYIDLRECQISYNPLLMAELWEASATKEVRLLALSLRKRHHLPEGCAWINYVRCHDDIGWTFADEDAAELGIKGKDHRDFLNAFYMGEFPGSFSRGVSFQYNPVTGDRRICGTAASLAGIEQALDEGTGKDLDRAIRRLILLYGIAFAAGGIPLIYLGDEVAALNRYEYAEDPAQAKDSRWVHRPLWSEEAYKKRHDTSTVEGRVFTAMQRLVSQRKAYKVFGTQGLTVADSGHPSVLVFHKQRSGQLLSVIGNFSEYPVTIPQDRLNHLLAGRNGEDLLSGRLILLGEALELLPCDLLWVLNHE, encoded by the coding sequence ATGATGGAAGGTTTATGGAAAGCCCTCTTTCTCCAGTGCCTCGAGCGGTGGGCCAGCCGAGGTTTAACCAAACAGGCTGGCTGGGCCGAATTTCATGATCGGCTGGAGAAGGAATTTCAACGTTTTGCTGAGCTCTTATGGCGCCTATATGGTACACGGCCCGATTTTGCCTATCAGGTCGAGACCATCATAGCTAACCTGTTTAATGCCTTTACTGATAGACCAGCCTATTTAAAAGAACTGGACCGCCAGTATCCCCCCGAGTCGGGCTGGTTCCTTTCTGAAAAGCAGGTCGGAGCGGTTGCTTATGTGGACCGTTTCGCCGGTACCTTTCATGGCCTTCGGGATCGCTTACCCTATCTCAAGGAGCTGGGGGTTACCTATCTGCATCTCATGCCTTTTTTCCGTTGTCCCCAACCGGAAAACGATGGTGGCTATGCGGTTTCAAGCTATCGGGAGACTGATCCAAAACTGGGGACAATGGATGATCTTTCTCAACTGGCCCGAGAATTCTCTGAGCATGGCATTGCCCTGGTAGCCGATTTTATATTTAACCACACCTCGGATGAACACGAATGGGCCCTGAAGGCAAAATCTGGGGATAAAAAATATCAGGATTTCTACTGGCTCTTTTCAGATTATGGGGAGACACAGAAATACCAGGCGCACCTCAGGGACATTTTCCCTGAGGTACGCAAGGGTTCCTTTACTTTTAACGAAGAACTGCAGAAATGGGTTTGGACCACCTTCCATTCCTATCAGTGGGATCTTAACTACCGGAATCCGGAAGTCTTCGATGCCATGGTTCAGGAAATGCTCTTCCTGGCCAATGCAGGCATTTCCATCCTCAGGCTTGATGCAGTGGCCTTTATCTGGAAAAAAGCGGGCACCAATTGTGAAAACCTGGAAGAAGCCCATACCCTTATTCAGGCCTTCCAATGTGCGAGTCGGTTGGTGGCTCCGTCACTCCTTTTTAAATCTGAGGCAATTGTACATCCCGATGATATCGAAAAATATATTGATTTGCGGGAATGCCAGATTTCTTACAATCCTCTGCTGATGGCGGAACTTTGGGAAGCTTCTGCTACTAAAGAAGTCCGTTTGCTGGCATTGTCTCTGCGTAAGCGGCATCATCTTCCTGAAGGCTGTGCCTGGATTAACTATGTCCGTTGTCATGATGATATTGGCTGGACCTTTGCCGATGAGGATGCGGCGGAATTGGGGATTAAGGGCAAGGATCACCGGGACTTTCTCAATGCTTTTTACATGGGTGAATTTCCAGGGTCCTTTAGCCGGGGCGTGAGTTTTCAGTACAATCCAGTCACCGGGGATCGCCGCATCTGCGGGACCGCCGCATCCCTGGCAGGTATCGAACAGGCTCTGGATGAGGGGACCGGGAAAGATCTGGACCGGGCCATTCGACGGCTTATACTGCTATATGGTATCGCCTTTGCTGCCGGTGGAATCCCCTTGATTTATCTGGGGGATGAGGTGGCTGCCCTGAATCGTTACGAGTATGCGGAAGATCCGGCACAGGCTAAGGACAGCCGCTGGGTCCATCGTCCCCTCTGGTCGGAGGAGGCTTATAAAAAGCGGCATGATACGTCCACTGTAGAGGGCCGGGTATTTACTGCTATGCAGCGCCTTGTTTCCCAGCGGAAGGCTTATAAGGTTTTTGGCACCCAGGGGCTCACCGTAGCCGATTCTGGACATCCTTCGGTGCTGGTTTTCCATAAGCAAAGATCGGGACAACTCCTTTCGGTTATTGGTAATTTCTCTGAATATCCCGTTACGATTCCCCAGGATCGCCTGAATCATCTGCTTGCAGGTAGAAATGGTGAGGATCTCTTATCAGGCAGGCTTATTTTATTAGGAGAAGCCCTTGAACTGCTGCCCTGTGACCTGTTATGGGTACTGAATCATGAGTAG